One stretch of Pradoshia sp. D12 DNA includes these proteins:
- a CDS encoding ribonuclease H-like domain-containing protein, whose amino-acid sequence MSIKNKLNRMKKHLNTNVGEGSKKRMEVCSEPEPDTPIKNVVIPFFEQWSEFGAFPVIYENEYCLIREVSYPLNYQHGKYTFDMLPQIVKIWNESDLKHPLSAKGFEANQMFFFDTETTGLGGGAGTSIFLLGYAFLEDEHIKVRQHFLPRPGFEIPFYKTFLEKVNYETLVTYNGKAFDWPQVVTQHTLLRQHLPKLPDFGHFDLYHASRRLWKNKLDRVKLSVVEKEVLGFERKDDVPGYLAPIIYFDYVDRQNPEAVFKIMKHNEWDILSLITLYIHLSALLLNDKTLEHEDSFELARWFSYLKDRERAIGSFEKGITESKHDEERLKVLFHLANEYKKSKNEEAAVKLWEEASNAQTPVIVCCSLIELAKYFEHKKKDYAKALKYSKKALVKIREYSFHKHGIHEKSTLHRISRLERKLDNEKIGIKEN is encoded by the coding sequence ATGTCCATTAAAAATAAACTAAACCGGATGAAAAAGCATTTGAATACAAATGTTGGCGAAGGCTCAAAAAAACGTATGGAAGTATGCTCTGAACCTGAACCCGATACACCTATTAAAAATGTTGTCATCCCTTTCTTTGAGCAATGGAGCGAATTCGGGGCCTTTCCTGTTATTTACGAGAATGAATATTGCCTAATCAGGGAGGTCAGCTATCCACTTAATTATCAGCATGGAAAGTATACATTTGATATGCTTCCACAAATTGTGAAGATTTGGAATGAGAGCGACCTAAAGCACCCTCTTTCCGCCAAAGGATTTGAAGCAAATCAAATGTTTTTCTTCGATACAGAAACAACCGGGTTAGGTGGCGGAGCAGGGACTTCCATCTTTTTGCTTGGATATGCTTTTTTGGAGGATGAGCATATCAAGGTCAGACAACATTTTCTCCCTAGACCAGGGTTTGAAATTCCGTTTTATAAGACCTTTTTAGAAAAAGTGAATTATGAGACGTTGGTCACCTATAATGGAAAAGCATTTGACTGGCCGCAAGTAGTTACGCAGCATACTCTTTTGCGTCAGCACTTGCCAAAATTACCGGATTTCGGTCATTTCGATTTATATCATGCTTCTAGAAGACTGTGGAAAAATAAATTGGATCGAGTAAAACTATCAGTTGTTGAAAAAGAGGTACTTGGTTTCGAGAGAAAGGATGACGTACCGGGATACCTGGCCCCTATCATTTATTTTGATTATGTTGATAGGCAGAATCCTGAAGCTGTCTTTAAAATAATGAAACACAATGAATGGGACATTTTATCTTTAATCACATTGTACATTCATTTGTCTGCCCTTTTATTAAACGATAAAACATTGGAGCATGAGGACTCATTTGAACTGGCAAGGTGGTTTTCTTATTTAAAGGATCGGGAGCGTGCTATAGGTTCCTTTGAGAAAGGAATTACTGAATCCAAGCATGATGAAGAACGCTTGAAGGTACTCTTTCATTTGGCAAACGAATATAAAAAAAGTAAAAATGAAGAAGCGGCAGTAAAGCTTTGGGAAGAGGCGAGCAATGCACAGACGCCAGTAATTGTTTGCTGTTCCCTGATTGAGCTGGCAAAATATTTTGAACATAAGAAAAAGGATTATGCTAAAGCTCTGAAATATTCAAAAAAAGCTTTGGTGAAAATTAGAGAATATTCATTTCATAAGCATGGTATTCATGAGAAATCAACCCTTCACCGCATCTCCCGTCTGGAGCGGAAACTTGATAATGAAAAAATTGGAATAAAAGAAAACTAA
- the recU gene encoding Holliday junction resolvase RecU has translation MSIKYPNGKQYNPIAKTGSKVLKQKKVNYSNRGMTLEDDLNETNLYYIENNIAIVHKKPTPVQIVNVSYPKRSAAVIKEAYFKQASTTDYNGVYKGRYIDFEAKETRQTTSFPLKNFHEHQIVHMRNIIKHGGIAFIIMRFSVTEEIYYLPAETLIYYWEEMLSGGRKSIPKKDIEHTGEVIPLGFSPRIDYIKIIDKKYGTQLF, from the coding sequence ATGTCTATAAAATATCCTAATGGAAAACAATATAACCCGATTGCGAAAACCGGCAGCAAAGTACTGAAACAGAAAAAAGTGAATTATTCTAATCGGGGAATGACATTGGAGGATGACTTAAACGAAACAAATCTTTATTATATAGAGAATAACATCGCAATTGTTCACAAAAAGCCAACACCCGTTCAGATTGTTAATGTGTCTTATCCTAAGAGGAGCGCTGCAGTCATAAAAGAAGCCTATTTTAAGCAAGCCTCCACAACGGATTATAATGGTGTATATAAAGGCAGATACATTGACTTTGAAGCGAAGGAAACCAGACAAACAACCTCTTTCCCTTTAAAGAATTTTCATGAACACCAAATTGTCCATATGCGCAATATCATTAAACATGGTGGGATAGCCTTTATTATTATGCGCTTCAGTGTAACAGAGGAAATTTACTATTTACCGGCTGAGACACTGATCTATTATTGGGAAGAGATGCTATCTGGCGGTAGAAAATCTATACCAAAAAAGGATATTGAACATACAGGTGAAGTGATTCCGCTTGGGTTTTCACCAAGAATTGACTATATTAAGATAATTGACAAAAAATATGGTACCCAACTATTTTAA
- a CDS encoding YppE family protein → MKDNFYQKTIDLIEIVKDAEKIYREARETEERADFHTVIKPFADHTKQLADEWLIEAEQWVADKRPKYLSLMQIKNTHNNVLQVSVHCYFPESSKSRFIKHCNAALFVLEQIRMEEVNGE, encoded by the coding sequence ATGAAAGATAACTTTTATCAAAAGACAATCGATTTGATAGAAATCGTTAAAGATGCTGAAAAAATCTATAGAGAAGCACGCGAAACGGAAGAGCGTGCAGATTTCCACACTGTGATTAAGCCGTTTGCCGACCATACTAAGCAGCTGGCAGATGAATGGCTTATTGAGGCTGAGCAATGGGTAGCTGATAAAAGACCTAAATATCTATCCCTCATGCAGATTAAGAATACCCATAATAATGTTTTACAAGTTTCTGTCCATTGTTACTTTCCGGAGTCAAGCAAGTCGAGATTCATTAAACATTGCAATGCAGCTTTGTTTGTACTCGAACAGATTCGGATGGAAGAAGTGAACGGGGAGTAA
- a CDS encoding PBP1A family penicillin-binding protein: protein MSDQYKTRTEKRKYANSKRNKKQKKQSKSLLKRTLIVLAALFIIAGISVGGVFAYWAVTAPEIDDSALIDPISSKIYDKNGDIYTEVGSETRDYVDYKDVPKLMENAILATEDVRFYKHHGIDIIRVGGALIGNITGGFGSQGGSTITQQVVKNSFLKSEKTIKRKVQEMYLAFQLEQKYSKEQIFEMYVNKVYMSSGVHGFSTASKLYFGKELNELTLSEAATLAGMPQSPNNYNPFTYPEKAEKRRNIVLKLMEKAGFITAEEHEKAQAESVEDSLVPEEKREKTTNTKYNAIVDQVIDEVEEIGDYNIYTDGLQVYTSIDPDAQELMEEILNSDKYIDYPNDKFQAGTVFMDTKTGEINAMGGGRNQEVARGFNYATDLKTRQPGSTIKPILDYGPAIEYLKWSTAHIIKDEPYKYSSGQSIGSATGTYKGNVTIREALYKSLNVPAVKTLQEVGEDQAGKFAKKLGVDFGEIYEASAIGGVDKAASPLQMAGAYAAFGNEGIYNKPHVVKKVVLRDNDTVIETAPEPQIAMKDYTAFMITNILQDVVTKGTGTAANIPGLHIAAKTGTTNYSAEDRAKYNISKSSSPDAWFIGYTTNYTMSVWTGYDQQLKNPMSKQETKIAAKIFKTMMGKMSENVTTDNFKQPSSVVKVALEKGTNAKASEYTPSDQIVYEYFVKGHEPTKTSEKYTKPNAPSGLNAAFDEASNRINVSWKYDSSNDAEFNVQVVVDGGDRQTLTTTKETSFSLDAPEAGKKYTFYVTATVDGQESDSASTSVSIPEAAPEEEEQPEEPTEDNTEDPNQPNPDNGTGNEEDPNEGNNPEEGTNPGEGTNPGEGTNPGEGTNPGEGTNPGEGTNPGEGTNPGEGQPEPQDEDGQEQPAARSNSTSQPDETSYLIPPAIQEMPRHIRKIA, encoded by the coding sequence ATGTCAGATCAATATAAAACAAGGACAGAAAAAAGAAAATATGCAAATTCCAAAAGAAATAAAAAACAAAAGAAACAATCAAAATCATTATTAAAAAGAACCTTAATTGTTTTAGCTGCACTATTTATTATTGCAGGTATTTCAGTTGGAGGAGTTTTTGCATACTGGGCTGTCACAGCTCCTGAGATTGATGACAGCGCCCTGATTGATCCTATTTCTTCGAAAATCTATGATAAAAACGGAGATATATATACAGAAGTAGGCTCAGAAACAAGAGATTACGTCGATTATAAGGATGTTCCTAAATTGATGGAAAATGCCATCCTGGCAACTGAAGATGTGCGTTTTTATAAACATCATGGAATTGATATTATTCGCGTTGGCGGAGCTTTAATTGGAAACATAACAGGCGGCTTCGGCTCTCAGGGAGGTAGCACCATTACCCAGCAGGTAGTGAAAAACTCTTTCCTTAAATCAGAAAAAACGATTAAACGTAAAGTACAGGAAATGTACCTTGCTTTTCAACTTGAGCAAAAATATTCTAAAGAACAAATTTTTGAAATGTATGTTAACAAAGTATATATGTCATCCGGAGTCCATGGGTTTTCCACAGCATCCAAGCTGTACTTTGGCAAAGAATTGAATGAGCTTACCTTATCTGAAGCTGCCACGCTGGCAGGTATGCCGCAAAGCCCAAATAATTACAACCCGTTTACGTATCCGGAAAAAGCGGAAAAACGAAGAAACATCGTACTTAAACTAATGGAAAAAGCAGGTTTCATCACTGCGGAAGAACACGAAAAAGCGCAAGCCGAAAGTGTTGAAGATAGCTTAGTACCAGAAGAAAAACGCGAGAAAACAACAAACACAAAATATAATGCTATTGTTGATCAAGTCATCGATGAAGTGGAAGAAATTGGAGACTACAATATATACACAGATGGCCTTCAGGTATATACGTCCATCGATCCTGATGCACAGGAACTAATGGAGGAAATACTGAATAGCGATAAATATATCGACTACCCGAATGATAAATTCCAGGCTGGTACGGTCTTTATGGATACAAAGACCGGAGAAATCAACGCAATGGGCGGTGGAAGAAACCAAGAAGTAGCCCGTGGCTTTAACTATGCAACAGATTTAAAAACAAGGCAGCCGGGTTCAACCATTAAACCAATTCTTGATTACGGTCCAGCAATTGAATATTTGAAATGGTCGACTGCTCATATTATTAAAGATGAACCATATAAATATAGTTCCGGACAATCAATTGGTAGTGCAACGGGTACCTATAAAGGGAATGTAACGATTCGTGAGGCGCTTTATAAATCACTTAACGTCCCTGCAGTTAAAACACTCCAAGAGGTTGGTGAAGATCAAGCTGGTAAATTTGCAAAAAAATTAGGTGTTGACTTTGGGGAAATTTACGAAGCATCCGCAATCGGCGGTGTAGACAAAGCAGCATCCCCTCTACAAATGGCAGGTGCCTATGCTGCATTTGGTAACGAGGGTATCTATAATAAACCGCATGTCGTAAAAAAAGTAGTTCTAAGAGACAATGATACTGTTATTGAAACGGCACCGGAACCACAAATTGCCATGAAGGATTATACAGCCTTTATGATTACAAACATTTTGCAGGATGTTGTGACTAAAGGTACAGGAACTGCAGCCAATATTCCAGGTCTTCACATTGCAGCAAAAACAGGAACAACAAACTACTCTGCAGAAGACCGTGCAAAATATAATATCAGTAAGAGCAGTTCACCGGATGCGTGGTTTATTGGATATACAACGAATTACACCATGTCTGTTTGGACGGGCTATGATCAACAATTAAAAAATCCGATGAGTAAGCAGGAAACAAAAATAGCCGCAAAAATCTTTAAAACAATGATGGGCAAAATGTCTGAGAATGTGACAACTGATAATTTCAAACAGCCAAGTTCCGTTGTCAAAGTTGCCCTTGAAAAAGGAACAAACGCTAAAGCAAGTGAATATACACCAAGTGATCAAATTGTATATGAGTACTTTGTAAAGGGACATGAACCTACTAAAACATCAGAAAAATATACAAAACCAAATGCGCCTTCTGGTCTCAACGCTGCTTTTGATGAAGCATCTAATCGAATAAACGTGAGCTGGAAATATGATTCTTCTAATGACGCAGAATTTAATGTTCAGGTTGTCGTGGATGGCGGAGACAGACAAACGTTAACCACTACAAAGGAAACTTCCTTTAGTCTCGATGCTCCAGAAGCCGGGAAAAAGTATACGTTCTATGTAACAGCTACTGTAGACGGCCAGGAGAGTGACTCAGCATCTACATCTGTTTCTATTCCTGAAGCTGCTCCAGAGGAGGAAGAACAGCCTGAAGAGCCGACTGAGGACAATACAGAGGATCCAAACCAACCTAACCCAGACAATGGCACAGGTAATGAAGAAGATCCGAATGAAGGTAACAATCCTGAAGAAGGTACTAATCCTGGCGAAGGTACTAACCCTGGCGAAGGCACCAACCCTGGCGAAGGAACTAACCCTGGTGAAGGAACTAACCCTGGTGAAGGCACCAATCCTGGCGAAGGTACTAACCCTGGTGAAGGCCAGCCAGAACCACAGGATGAGGATGGGCAAGAACAGCCTGCTGCGAGAAGTAATAGTACTTCCCAGCCTGACGAAACTTCCTATCTGATTCCACCTGCTATTCAAGAAATGCCTAGACATATACGTAAAATTGCCTAA
- a CDS encoding DEAD/DEAH box helicase: MFGKKNLVEFIDDFSQDEQYKDNIAFWHTIDEKKATYSPFPTELNEKLKSALEKRGIEALYSHQAEAYKYIRNNKNIVAVTPTASGKTLCYNLPILQSILENADTRALYLFPTKALSYDQKSELEELIDAADADINSYTYDGDTPTSIRQKIRKAGHIVMTNPDMLHSGILPHHTKWVSLFENLKYIVIDELHTYKGVFGSHTANVIRRLKRICRFYGSDPIFICTSATIANPKELAEQLTESKMILIERNGAPAGKKHFVFYNPPIVNKPLNIRRSSILEVRKIASTLLRNKIQTIVFARSRVRVEILVTYLQELISKQLGPKAITGYRGGYLPTQRRQIEKGLRDGSIYGVVSTNALELGVDIGQLQACIMTGYPGSIASAWQQAGRAGRRHGEALIIMVASSSPLDQFVIQHPDYFFNKSPETARINPDNLVILVDHLKCAAFEIPFKEGEEFGAAEVTEILEYLAEEHVLHKNKDTWHWMNDAFPAHEISLRSASQENVVIIDRTNPKVQVIGETDRFSAMTLLHDEAIYLHQGIQYQVEYLDWEEKKAYVREVNVDYYTDANLAVQVDVLEIDRTNVNPKSETTFGDVSVRAMATIFKKIRFDSHENIGSGPIHLPEEEIHTNACMLSLKEGSVDWKEERLEEGLMGAAHALRGIIPVYVLCDPGDIHVYPQVKATHNELPTIFIYDHYPGGIGLSKHMYENSEQIIQETIQAIRVCPCENGCPSCVGMEGTGSSLKEDSIKVLSILGNRMAGDKLHVH; this comes from the coding sequence ATGTTTGGGAAGAAAAATTTAGTGGAGTTCATAGATGATTTTTCACAGGATGAACAATACAAAGACAATATTGCTTTTTGGCATACCATCGATGAAAAAAAAGCTACGTATTCACCCTTTCCAACTGAATTAAATGAAAAGTTAAAGTCTGCCCTTGAAAAAAGAGGGATTGAAGCTCTATACAGCCACCAGGCCGAAGCTTATAAATATATAAGAAATAATAAGAATATTGTGGCGGTCACTCCTACTGCTTCAGGGAAAACATTGTGTTATAACTTACCGATTCTCCAATCGATTCTTGAGAATGCAGATACAAGAGCTCTTTATTTATTTCCGACAAAAGCATTGAGCTATGATCAAAAATCTGAATTAGAGGAACTGATTGATGCTGCAGATGCAGATATTAACAGCTATACGTATGATGGTGATACACCGACTAGTATCAGGCAAAAAATCCGCAAAGCAGGCCATATCGTAATGACAAATCCGGACATGTTACATTCCGGAATATTACCCCATCATACGAAATGGGTCAGTTTATTTGAAAATCTGAAGTATATTGTTATTGACGAGCTTCATACGTACAAGGGAGTATTTGGAAGTCATACGGCTAATGTGATCAGAAGGTTAAAGCGAATTTGCCGTTTTTACGGAAGTGATCCGATTTTTATTTGTACGTCTGCAACGATTGCCAATCCGAAGGAACTTGCAGAACAATTAACGGAATCTAAAATGATCTTAATTGAGCGGAATGGTGCACCAGCAGGCAAAAAGCATTTTGTGTTTTATAATCCGCCAATCGTCAATAAACCTTTAAATATCCGCAGAAGCTCCATATTAGAGGTCAGAAAGATAGCTAGCACTCTTTTAAGGAATAAAATCCAAACAATTGTTTTTGCGCGCAGCCGTGTCCGTGTTGAAATATTGGTTACGTACTTACAGGAATTAATTTCGAAACAATTGGGACCGAAGGCGATTACGGGTTATCGCGGGGGATATTTGCCGACACAAAGGAGGCAAATTGAAAAGGGATTGCGAGATGGATCAATCTATGGGGTTGTCAGCACGAATGCACTTGAACTGGGCGTGGATATAGGACAGCTCCAGGCATGCATTATGACGGGGTACCCAGGCTCGATAGCCAGTGCCTGGCAGCAAGCAGGCAGGGCAGGAAGGCGTCACGGCGAGGCGTTGATTATCATGGTTGCGAGCTCCAGTCCATTAGATCAATTTGTCATCCAACATCCTGATTACTTCTTTAATAAAAGTCCGGAAACAGCGAGAATTAATCCTGATAATCTGGTAATCCTTGTTGATCATCTAAAATGTGCAGCTTTTGAAATCCCGTTTAAAGAAGGGGAGGAATTTGGCGCTGCAGAGGTTACAGAAATTCTGGAATATTTGGCAGAGGAGCATGTATTGCACAAAAATAAAGATACATGGCATTGGATGAATGATGCTTTCCCAGCACATGAAATCAGTCTTAGATCTGCTTCGCAGGAGAATGTGGTCATTATAGACCGAACTAATCCAAAAGTGCAGGTTATCGGAGAAACGGACCGATTCTCAGCTATGACTCTTCTACATGATGAAGCCATTTACTTACATCAAGGAATCCAATATCAGGTAGAGTATTTGGATTGGGAAGAAAAGAAGGCATATGTACGCGAGGTCAATGTGGATTACTATACGGATGCAAATCTTGCAGTTCAGGTAGATGTGCTGGAAATTGACCGAACAAACGTTAATCCGAAAAGTGAAACTACATTTGGAGATGTTTCTGTTCGAGCTATGGCAACCATCTTCAAGAAAATCAGATTTGACTCACATGAAAATATTGGTTCGGGACCAATCCATTTACCAGAAGAAGAAATTCATACGAATGCATGTATGCTCTCTCTAAAGGAAGGGAGTGTCGATTGGAAGGAAGAGCGGCTCGAGGAAGGGCTAATGGGTGCTGCTCACGCTCTGCGAGGCATCATTCCAGTCTATGTGCTGTGTGATCCGGGGGATATTCATGTTTACCCTCAAGTAAAGGCAACACATAACGAGCTTCCGACCATTTTTATTTACGATCATTATCCGGGAGGAATTGGTTTAAGCAAGCATATGTACGAAAACAGTGAACAAATTATTCAGGAGACGATTCAGGCAATTAGAGTCTGTCCATGTGAAAATGGCTGCCCATCCTGTGTCGGAATGGAAGGCACTGGCTCGTCTTTAAAGGAGGATTCCATTAAAGTGTTATCCATTCTTGGAAACCGAATGGCCGGTGACAAATTACATGTCCATTAA
- a CDS encoding CotD family spore coat protein, with product MQVCPPVCHQPIQFVKENCYTHIVPHVHPVQTLEVNKHVYQHQHHFPHSFQSANSVHSQSNQFGTPTPPRPGCSGSGSGYGF from the coding sequence GTGCAGGTGTGCCCACCGGTTTGCCACCAGCCGATTCAATTTGTTAAGGAAAATTGCTATACACATATAGTACCGCATGTGCATCCAGTTCAAACTCTTGAAGTGAATAAGCATGTGTATCAACATCAACATCATTTCCCACATTCTTTCCAAAGTGCCAATAGTGTTCATAGTCAATCTAATCAATTTGGTACACCAACTCCCCCGCGACCTGGTTGCTCAGGTAGTGGCAGTGGCTATGGCTTTTAA
- the nth gene encoding endonuclease III — MLTNTQIRYCLDEMARMFPEAHCELNHSNPFELTVAVVLSAQCTDALVNKVTKNLFQKYKKPEDFLSVPLSELENDIRSIGLYRNKAKNIQKLSQIILEKYNGVVPNDRDLLVELPGVGRKTANVVVSVAYGTPAIAVDTHVERVSKRLGICRWKDSVLEVEKTLMRRIPEEEWSITHHRLIFFGRYHCKAQSPKCEECPMLLLCREGKKRMKAAGKGK; from the coding sequence ATGCTTACCAATACACAAATTCGTTATTGTCTCGACGAAATGGCAAGAATGTTTCCTGAGGCCCATTGCGAATTAAATCATTCCAATCCATTCGAATTAACCGTGGCGGTAGTATTATCGGCACAATGTACGGATGCTTTGGTGAATAAAGTAACGAAAAATCTCTTTCAAAAATATAAAAAACCAGAGGATTTCCTTTCTGTACCGCTTAGTGAATTGGAAAATGATATTCGTTCAATTGGTTTATACAGAAATAAAGCGAAAAATATTCAGAAGTTATCGCAGATTATTCTGGAAAAATACAATGGGGTAGTTCCGAATGACCGGGATTTATTAGTTGAGCTTCCCGGAGTAGGGAGAAAGACAGCGAATGTGGTTGTTTCAGTAGCGTATGGAACACCTGCAATCGCTGTGGATACACACGTGGAGAGAGTAAGTAAAAGGCTTGGTATATGCAGGTGGAAGGACTCCGTCTTAGAGGTTGAAAAAACGCTGATGAGAAGAATCCCAGAGGAAGAATGGTCGATTACCCATCACCGATTAATTTTCTTTGGTAGATACCATTGCAAAGCTCAATCGCCAAAATGTGAGGAGTGTCCTATGCTTCTACTGTGCCGTGAAGGGAAAAAAAGAATGAAAGCAGCAGGAAAAGGAAAATGA
- a CDS encoding alpha/beta fold hydrolase, whose amino-acid sequence MENNLVKLAFKEEGAGKPIILLHGFCGSKDYWEKVIPYLRKFYRVIAVDVRGHGETDTTKIGYDIHDMAEDLYNFFIEHDLKDAYLFGHSMGGYITLDFVDHHPDLISGYGLIHSTALPDSPEAKKKRSAGVSTVEEQGVSFFVKDLIPKLLSKETRENEQEMLKTLYDIGVETRPTGIIGALKAMKNREDKNYVLQRNDIPALLVAGARDEVVPIEKVFTVSGEHITQIVIDKAGHMGIFETPEQVSTAITSFIEKVNQ is encoded by the coding sequence ATGGAGAATAATCTTGTGAAATTAGCTTTTAAGGAAGAAGGCGCTGGAAAGCCTATTATCTTACTGCATGGTTTTTGCGGAAGCAAGGATTACTGGGAAAAAGTGATTCCTTATTTAAGGAAATTCTACCGAGTAATTGCTGTTGATGTAAGAGGTCATGGCGAAACAGATACTACAAAGATTGGATACGATATTCATGATATGGCAGAGGATTTGTATAATTTCTTTATTGAACATGATTTAAAGGATGCTTATCTATTTGGTCATTCAATGGGAGGATATATTACCCTTGACTTTGTGGATCACCATCCCGATCTTATCAGCGGATATGGACTCATTCATTCCACTGCATTACCAGATTCCCCTGAAGCAAAGAAAAAACGGTCAGCAGGTGTCTCTACAGTAGAAGAACAGGGAGTTTCCTTTTTCGTTAAGGATCTGATCCCTAAATTGCTGTCAAAAGAAACAAGGGAAAACGAACAAGAGATGCTGAAAACTTTGTATGATATTGGCGTTGAAACGAGACCAACAGGCATCATCGGTGCTTTAAAGGCTATGAAAAATCGTGAAGATAAGAATTATGTGCTGCAAAGGAACGATATCCCAGCTCTTCTCGTAGCCGGTGCAAGAGATGAGGTTGTACCGATAGAGAAAGTATTTACTGTGAGCGGAGAGCATATTACACAAATAGTTATTGATAAAGCCGGGCACATGGGAATATTTGAGACCCCGGAGCAAGTATCCACGGCTATTACCTCATTCATAGAAAAAGTGAATCAATAA
- a CDS encoding Hsp20/alpha crystallin family protein, whose amino-acid sequence MAQNKKNGAFEPLRNFISQMDDLLTENTRSGLLQSMDDFFQNQKMFASFPVEWEETETHYIIQAPIAGVDKNYIEIDISGSKLTISYETVRKVNKGDQIYATEKQKKSRSFTFHYPIDEEQIEASHENGLLTVKVPKSKKKRISIR is encoded by the coding sequence ATGGCTCAAAACAAGAAGAATGGTGCATTTGAACCGCTCCGTAACTTCATTTCACAAATGGATGATTTGTTAACCGAGAACACAAGGAGCGGACTATTACAGTCTATGGATGATTTTTTCCAGAACCAAAAAATGTTTGCAAGCTTTCCCGTTGAATGGGAAGAAACAGAAACCCATTATATTATTCAAGCTCCTATCGCAGGTGTCGACAAAAATTACATTGAAATTGATATATCGGGTAGTAAATTAACAATATCATATGAAACTGTACGAAAAGTAAATAAAGGCGATCAAATCTATGCTACAGAAAAACAAAAGAAATCGAGAAGCTTTACATTCCATTACCCAATTGACGAAGAACAAATTGAGGCTAGCCACGAAAATGGCTTATTAACAGTCAAAGTCCCCAAATCAAAAAAGAAACGCATATCTATCCGATAA
- a CDS encoding YppG family protein, protein MLKPLLEKKARRRNGDFNPYYGMPAASRLPPYEYRNIYPAGTGAPQVQPQGSWGPESIQQQQLNPFEGNLAYQPYYPNQMYQQPSFNPYYMEQYPGSMPMSGGMMEDQHFYGYPQQEMPNQYPKEQVNPFQNPLYSKDEDFYPLQQMNTAITNPYPKQSFMQKNQGSNFSSVLNQFKTQEGSIDFNKMIDTAGMMLNSMNQVSNLVKGVGSIFKVTT, encoded by the coding sequence ATGCTTAAACCACTTCTTGAGAAGAAAGCTAGAAGGCGTAATGGTGATTTTAATCCTTATTATGGAATGCCGGCTGCATCCCGCTTGCCTCCATATGAATATCGAAACATCTATCCGGCTGGAACTGGGGCTCCTCAAGTTCAACCACAGGGTAGTTGGGGGCCGGAGAGCATTCAGCAACAACAATTGAATCCTTTTGAAGGAAACCTTGCTTACCAACCCTACTATCCTAACCAAATGTATCAACAGCCATCCTTTAATCCATACTATATGGAGCAATATCCAGGAAGTATGCCAATGTCAGGCGGTATGATGGAGGATCAACATTTTTACGGCTATCCGCAGCAGGAAATGCCGAATCAATACCCAAAAGAACAGGTGAATCCATTTCAAAACCCATTATACTCTAAGGATGAAGATTTTTATCCTTTACAGCAGATGAATACAGCTATTACTAATCCATATCCTAAACAAAGCTTTATGCAAAAAAATCAGGGCAGTAATTTTTCATCGGTTCTTAATCAATTTAAAACACAGGAAGGCAGTATCGATTTTAATAAAATGATTGATACTGCGGGAATGATGTTAAATTCAATGAATCAGGTATCCAATTTAGTAAAAGGTGTAGGTTCTATATTTAAAGTAACCACATAA
- a CDS encoding YpoC family protein — MNIPELNLEPFNFEYNQLDKNDFLRWNNDIFNLGFPYEYYYYKGDNLYRPWEDFSVIREQLTDEWAEIVRQLEIMFANREKQEIKPYMLKGIVLFISFMYWSNQVPVNLCGFPACLKELKGKPVNVEERLPFILARPYFYPSFMQLKSLMEEQIKIAAKMAALNKYT; from the coding sequence ATGAATATTCCAGAATTAAATCTTGAACCTTTTAATTTTGAGTACAATCAACTTGATAAAAATGATTTTTTGAGATGGAATAACGATATTTTCAATCTTGGTTTTCCTTATGAGTATTATTATTATAAAGGCGATAATCTGTACAGGCCCTGGGAGGATTTCTCTGTTATAAGGGAGCAGCTGACGGATGAATGGGCGGAAATCGTTCGACAGTTGGAAATAATGTTCGCTAACAGAGAAAAGCAGGAAATTAAACCATATATGTTAAAAGGAATCGTACTGTTTATATCTTTCATGTATTGGTCGAATCAAGTACCTGTAAATTTATGCGGCTTCCCTGCATGTCTAAAGGAATTAAAGGGGAAACCAGTTAATGTGGAAGAGCGTTTGCCCTTTATATTGGCAAGACCGTACTTTTATCCAAGCTTTATGCAATTAAAAAGCTTAATGGAAGAGCAAATCAAGATTGCGGCCAAAATGGCAGCTTTAAATAAGTATACATGA